In the Enterococcus saigonensis genome, one interval contains:
- the argS gene encoding arginine--tRNA ligase, translating into MNNKDVVAKALYDVLKDDLTMEQIEKLLENPKSADHGDVAFPAFALAKAYKKAPQQIAPELAEKIDETNFEKIEVVGPYLNFFMNKSAISEKVLATVIKEKEHYGDANIGENRNVPIDLSSPNIAKPISMGHLRSTVIGNSIGFIMEKIGYNPIRINHLGDWGTQFGKLIVAYKKWGSEEAVKSEPINELLRLYVQFHEVVETQPELDDEARAWFKKLEDGDKEAVSLWQWFRDESMKEFNKIYDMLEVKFDSLNGEAFYNDKMDEIIELLEEKHLLKEDRGAEIVDLSTYDLNPALIRKSDGATLYITRDLAAALYRKRTYDFAQSIYVVGNEQSYHFKQLKAVLKEMGFDWSDDMHHIAFGLITQGGKKLSTRKGKIVLLEEVLNQAIESAKEQISEKNPDLENKDEVAKQVGVGAVIFHDLKNDRLNTFDFTLEEVVRFEGETGPYVQYTHARAMSILAKADFTPSEAANYKLNDEAAWEVVKLIQQYPETILKAAANYEPSVIAKHAIKLAQVFNKYYANVKILADDDQKAARLALVYAVTVLLKEDLRLLGLHAPEKM; encoded by the coding sequence ATGAACAATAAAGATGTCGTAGCAAAAGCACTTTATGATGTATTAAAAGATGATCTAACAATGGAACAAATTGAAAAATTACTGGAAAATCCAAAATCTGCGGATCATGGGGATGTCGCTTTCCCGGCTTTTGCTCTAGCTAAAGCATATAAAAAAGCGCCACAACAAATTGCACCAGAACTAGCAGAAAAAATTGATGAGACGAATTTTGAAAAAATTGAAGTAGTTGGACCATACTTAAACTTTTTTATGAACAAGAGCGCTATTTCAGAAAAAGTTCTAGCTACTGTAATAAAAGAAAAAGAACATTATGGTGATGCTAATATCGGTGAAAATCGTAATGTACCAATTGACTTATCTTCACCAAATATTGCTAAGCCTATTTCAATGGGCCATTTACGTTCAACGGTCATTGGAAATTCAATTGGCTTTATTATGGAAAAAATTGGTTACAATCCAATCCGAATTAACCATTTGGGGGATTGGGGTACGCAATTTGGTAAATTAATTGTTGCTTACAAAAAATGGGGATCAGAAGAAGCAGTTAAGTCCGAACCAATCAATGAATTACTGCGTTTATATGTGCAGTTCCATGAAGTAGTTGAAACACAACCTGAATTAGACGATGAAGCGCGGGCGTGGTTTAAAAAACTAGAAGACGGTGATAAAGAAGCTGTTTCTTTATGGCAATGGTTCCGTGATGAATCCATGAAAGAATTCAATAAAATTTATGACATGTTAGAAGTAAAGTTTGACTCGTTGAATGGTGAAGCTTTTTACAATGACAAGATGGATGAAATTATTGAATTGTTAGAAGAAAAACATTTATTAAAAGAAGATCGTGGTGCTGAAATTGTTGACTTATCTACTTATGATTTAAATCCAGCATTAATTCGCAAGTCAGATGGTGCCACACTTTATATTACCCGTGATTTAGCAGCCGCATTGTACCGCAAACGCACTTATGATTTTGCGCAATCCATTTATGTTGTTGGAAATGAACAAAGTTATCATTTTAAACAGTTGAAAGCAGTCTTAAAAGAGATGGGCTTTGATTGGTCTGATGATATGCATCATATTGCGTTTGGATTAATCACGCAAGGCGGTAAGAAATTATCTACCCGTAAAGGCAAAATTGTTCTATTAGAGGAAGTATTAAATCAAGCGATTGAATCCGCTAAAGAACAAATATCTGAGAAAAATCCTGATTTAGAGAACAAAGATGAAGTTGCAAAGCAAGTTGGTGTGGGTGCTGTTATTTTCCATGACCTCAAAAATGATCGTTTAAATACGTTTGACTTCACATTAGAAGAAGTTGTACGTTTTGAAGGTGAGACAGGGCCATATGTACAATATACGCACGCGCGCGCCATGAGTATTTTGGCGAAAGCTGATTTCACACCAAGTGAAGCTGCAAACTATAAATTGAATGATGAAGCAGCTTGGGAAGTTGTTAAATTGATTCAACAATACCCAGAGACAATCTTAAAGGCAGCTGCAAATTATGAACCATCTGTTATTGCTAAACACGCAATTAAATTGGCACAGGTATTTAATAAATATTATGCGAATGTGAAAATTTTAGCAGATGATGATCAAAAAGCAGCTCGTTTAGCGTTAGTATACGCAGTTACTGTTTTATTAAAAGAAGATTTACGGCTATTGGGATTGCACGCTCCTGAAAAAATGTAA
- the rseP gene encoding RIP metalloprotease RseP: protein MKTLITFIIVFSVIVIIHEFGHYFFAKRAGILVREFAIGMGPKIWGHQGKDGTTFTLRALPIGGYVRMAGNGEDEVELAPGMPIGLVLNEAGKVTQINTSSKVQLVNAFPFELAAFDLEDKLYVSGYQNGDESQLVTYDVLHNATIIESDGVEVRIAPRDVQFQSAKLWQRMLTNFAGPMNNFLLAIILFVIITFIQGGVAITNTNKLGIISENSPAQTAKLKEGDAIQSIDGQKISSWDDLTTAITGSEKSVLNFTVKRGNETFTTQVKPQKEKVEGQEVVRIGVQVPMDTSFLGKLTGGIKQAANSSVQLLHALGNLIAKPDINKLGGPVAMFQMSSQAAKQGPLTVMVLMAVISMNLGVMNLLPIPALDGGKIVLNIIEGLRGKPLSQEKEGILTLIGFGFLLLLMVLVTWNDIQRWFF from the coding sequence ATGAAAACACTTATTACATTTATTATCGTATTTAGTGTAATTGTTATTATACACGAATTTGGTCATTACTTTTTTGCAAAACGGGCTGGAATTTTAGTTCGAGAGTTTGCAATTGGAATGGGGCCAAAAATTTGGGGACATCAAGGCAAAGATGGCACTACTTTTACCTTAAGAGCTTTGCCAATTGGTGGTTATGTTCGCATGGCCGGCAATGGCGAAGATGAAGTTGAATTAGCGCCAGGTATGCCAATTGGACTGGTTTTAAATGAAGCGGGAAAAGTTACTCAGATTAATACCAGTAGTAAGGTGCAATTAGTAAATGCCTTTCCTTTTGAATTGGCTGCGTTTGATTTAGAAGACAAATTATATGTTTCAGGTTACCAAAATGGTGATGAAAGCCAGTTAGTAACGTATGATGTATTGCATAATGCTACTATTATCGAATCCGATGGTGTAGAAGTGCGGATTGCGCCTCGAGACGTCCAATTTCAGTCGGCAAAATTATGGCAGCGGATGCTGACAAATTTTGCCGGGCCGATGAATAACTTTTTATTAGCGATTATCCTATTTGTTATTATCACCTTTATCCAAGGTGGTGTTGCAATCACCAATACCAATAAATTGGGCATAATTAGTGAAAATTCACCAGCTCAAACGGCTAAATTAAAAGAAGGAGATGCGATTCAAAGCATCGATGGTCAAAAAATTTCGTCATGGGATGATTTAACTACTGCCATCACCGGTAGCGAAAAGTCTGTTTTAAATTTTACGGTTAAAAGAGGAAATGAAACTTTTACGACTCAGGTGAAACCACAAAAAGAAAAAGTAGAGGGACAAGAAGTTGTACGAATCGGGGTACAAGTACCGATGGATACCAGCTTTTTAGGTAAATTAACAGGGGGAATTAAACAAGCAGCGAATAGTTCTGTCCAATTATTACATGCCTTGGGGAATTTAATTGCTAAGCCAGATATTAATAAACTTGGTGGTCCAGTAGCGATGTTTCAAATGTCCTCACAAGCGGCTAAACAAGGGCCGCTAACGGTGATGGTTTTAATGGCGGTTATTTCTATGAATCTTGGCGTCATGAATTTATTGCCAATTCCGGCGTTAGATGGTGGGAAAATTGTGTTAAATATTATCGAAGGACTGCGAGGAAAACCATTAAGCCAGGAAAAAGAAGGGATTTTAACTTTAATCGGTTTTGGCTTTTTATTACTTTTGATGGTTCTTGTAACGTGGAATGATATTCAACGTTGGTTCTTTTAA
- a CDS encoding isoprenyl transferase gives MWRFFPQKNKYVQEEAEFTFDSNRAIPKHIAIIMDGNGRWAQNRRLPRVAGHKEGMETVKTITKHASRLGVKVLTLYAFSTENWKRPEEEVSFLMQLPVDFFDKFVPELIKENVKVNVMGYTEFLPAHTQDAVTRAIEQTKDNTGMVLNFALNYGSRAEIVTAVKDIYAELKKKDASEEEITETLISDHLMTGFLPIELRDPELLIRTSGEERISNFLLWQIAYSELFFTDALWPDFNGELLEMAIAAFQNRDRRFGGLKK, from the coding sequence ATGTGGCGTTTTTTTCCGCAAAAAAATAAGTATGTCCAAGAAGAAGCGGAGTTTACTTTTGACAGTAACAGAGCTATTCCTAAACATATTGCGATTATTATGGATGGTAATGGTCGTTGGGCACAAAATCGGCGTTTGCCGCGTGTAGCCGGACATAAAGAAGGTATGGAGACAGTTAAGACAATTACAAAGCACGCTTCTCGTTTAGGTGTAAAGGTTTTAACATTGTATGCTTTTTCGACAGAAAATTGGAAACGACCCGAAGAAGAAGTGAGCTTTCTGATGCAGTTGCCAGTTGATTTCTTTGATAAATTTGTCCCTGAACTCATCAAAGAAAATGTTAAAGTAAATGTAATGGGGTACACGGAGTTTTTACCAGCACATACTCAAGATGCAGTAACACGAGCTATTGAACAAACAAAAGATAATACTGGGATGGTTTTGAATTTCGCTTTAAATTATGGTAGTAGGGCAGAAATAGTAACAGCAGTTAAAGATATTTACGCAGAGCTCAAAAAAAAGGATGCAAGTGAAGAAGAAATAACGGAAACGCTTATTAGTGATCATTTAATGACAGGATTTTTACCAATAGAATTACGAGATCCAGAATTGTTAATTCGTACTAGCGGTGAAGAAAGAATTAGTAACTTTTTGTTGTGGCAGATTGCTTATAGTGAATTATTCTTTACTGATGCTTTGTGGCCAGACTTTAATGGCGAGCTATTGGAAATGGCGATTGCTGCATTTCAAAATCGTGATCGGCGTTTCGGAGGCTTGAAAAAATAA
- a CDS encoding phosphatidate cytidylyltransferase, whose translation MRQRVITAVVALALFIPIIYVGGIAIEVTAAVLAVVAVYELFRMKELNIVSFEGIISAIGAVLLVLPKERWFFFLPANVDTFSLFYLTVLLLLGAAVISKNMYTIDEAGFPVLVSLYAGMGFRDFVSARSESLIILFFGLLIVWATDIGAYMVGRQYGKNKLWPEISPNKTVEGAIGGIVSAVIVAAIYVLIFQGKQDFGHSISLVLIFTVIFSVVGQFGDLVESAVKRHFGVKDSGNILPGHGGILDRFDSLLFVFPIMHLFGIF comes from the coding sequence GTGAGACAACGAGTTATTACAGCAGTAGTCGCCTTGGCATTGTTTATTCCCATTATTTATGTCGGCGGCATTGCAATTGAAGTTACTGCAGCTGTTTTAGCAGTAGTAGCAGTCTATGAACTGTTTAGAATGAAAGAGTTAAATATTGTCAGTTTTGAAGGAATTATTAGTGCAATTGGCGCGGTTTTATTGGTACTACCCAAAGAGCGATGGTTTTTCTTTTTGCCAGCCAATGTAGATACTTTTTCTTTGTTTTATTTGACCGTACTTTTATTATTAGGGGCCGCTGTCATATCAAAGAATATGTACACAATTGATGAAGCTGGTTTTCCGGTTTTGGTTAGTTTATATGCTGGCATGGGTTTTCGCGATTTTGTAAGTGCTCGTAGCGAGAGTCTTATCATTTTATTTTTTGGTCTGTTAATCGTTTGGGCGACAGACATCGGTGCATATATGGTTGGTCGTCAGTATGGCAAAAATAAACTATGGCCAGAAATTTCTCCCAATAAAACAGTAGAAGGCGCTATTGGTGGAATTGTTTCGGCAGTTATTGTAGCTGCTATTTACGTTTTAATTTTCCAAGGTAAACAAGATTTTGGACACTCAATATCTCTCGTTTTAATTTTTACTGTAATTTTCTCGGTGGTGGGACAATTTGGCGATCTTGTTGAATCGGCGGTTAAACGTCATTTTGGCGTCAAAGATTCGGGGAATATTTTACCAGGACACGGTGGTATTTTAGATCGTTTTGATAGCCTATTGTTTGTTTTTCCAATTATGCATCTGTTTGGTATCTTTTAG
- a CDS encoding arginine repressor: MRKADRHLLIKQIVSNQTVRTQEELLNILESHGVSATQATISRDIRDLKIIKVPDENGVARFEIFQGDRFEGDGREEERRLIHMVEDVVVKVERVQFLTIIVTIPDNAQVLCALIDDIEVPEKVTTIAGFDTVIVISRTEEDAIKIEEYFKSHIIA, translated from the coding sequence ATGCGTAAAGCTGATCGTCATTTATTAATTAAACAAATTGTTAGCAACCAAACCGTCCGCACACAAGAAGAACTTTTAAACATTTTGGAAAGCCATGGTGTTTCAGCTACACAAGCGACAATTTCACGGGATATTCGTGATTTAAAAATTATTAAAGTTCCTGACGAAAATGGTGTCGCTCGTTTTGAAATTTTTCAAGGAGATCGTTTTGAAGGTGACGGTCGCGAAGAAGAGCGCCGCCTCATTCATATGGTAGAAGACGTTGTTGTCAAAGTTGAACGAGTTCAATTTTTAACGATTATTGTCACCATTCCCGATAATGCTCAAGTTTTATGTGCTTTAATTGACGATATCGAAGTGCCAGAAAAAGTTACCACGATTGCGGGTTTTGATACTGTCATTGTCATCTCACGAACAGAAGAGGATGCAATCAAAATCGAAGAATATTTTAAATCACATATTATCGCTTAA
- the frr gene encoding ribosome recycling factor — translation MADATMTEAKEKMQKVAENLQRTLGQIRAGRANAGLLDRVLVPYYGVPTPLNQMASIQTPEARVLLITPFDKSMIKEVEKSLLTSDIGITPQSDGTVIRLVFPQLTEERRKELAKEVKKEAENAKVAVRNVRRDAMDAYKKQEKNSDITEDDLRDLEKEVQQLTDDSIKQLDQIAADKEKELLEV, via the coding sequence ATGGCAGATGCAACAATGACAGAAGCAAAAGAGAAAATGCAAAAAGTCGCTGAGAATTTACAACGTACTTTGGGACAGATTCGGGCAGGTCGTGCTAATGCGGGACTATTAGACCGTGTTTTAGTGCCTTATTATGGCGTGCCAACACCGCTTAATCAAATGGCGTCAATTCAGACACCAGAAGCACGTGTACTTTTAATTACGCCTTTTGACAAGTCTATGATTAAAGAAGTGGAAAAATCTTTATTAACAAGTGATATCGGAATTACCCCTCAAAGCGATGGTACGGTAATTCGTCTTGTGTTTCCACAATTAACTGAAGAACGTCGAAAAGAATTGGCTAAAGAAGTGAAAAAAGAAGCAGAAAATGCGAAAGTTGCTGTCCGCAACGTGCGTCGTGATGCAATGGATGCTTACAAAAAACAAGAAAAAAATAGTGACATCACGGAAGATGATTTACGCGATTTAGAAAAAGAAGTACAACAATTAACTGATGATAGCATTAAACAATTGGATCAAATTGCTGCTGACAAAGAAAAAGAACTTTTAGAAGTTTAA
- the tsf gene encoding translation elongation factor Ts has product MADVTAKMVKELRDMTGVGMMDAKRALVEVEGDIEKAVDLLREKGMAKAAKKNDRIAAEGLASVAVNGNVAAVVEVNSETDFVSKNEMFQDLVKEIAELVAANKPADMEAAMKLATAKGTVESSLIEATQVIGEKISFRRFEVVEKDDNAAFGGYLHMGGRIAVLTVLDGTTDETVAKDIAMHVAAINPRYVDESQIPAEELEHEKNVLTEQALNEGKPANIVEKMVEGRLKKFKAEISLVDQPFVKDPDMTVSQYVASKGATVKSFVRFEVGEGIEKREDNFVEEVMSQVKK; this is encoded by the coding sequence ATGGCAGACGTTACAGCTAAAATGGTTAAAGAATTACGCGACATGACAGGTGTCGGTATGATGGATGCAAAACGTGCATTAGTAGAAGTTGAAGGCGACATTGAAAAAGCCGTAGATTTATTAAGAGAAAAAGGTATGGCAAAAGCTGCTAAGAAAAATGACCGTATCGCAGCTGAAGGTTTGGCTTCTGTTGCTGTAAATGGCAACGTTGCAGCAGTCGTTGAAGTAAACTCAGAAACCGACTTTGTTTCTAAAAACGAAATGTTCCAAGATTTAGTTAAAGAAATTGCTGAATTAGTAGCAGCAAACAAGCCTGCTGATATGGAAGCTGCTATGAAATTAGCAACAGCTAAAGGTACAGTTGAATCCTCATTAATCGAAGCGACTCAAGTTATTGGTGAAAAAATCAGCTTCCGTCGTTTTGAAGTTGTTGAAAAAGACGATAACGCAGCCTTTGGTGGCTACTTGCACATGGGTGGACGCATCGCTGTATTAACTGTTTTAGATGGAACAACTGACGAAACAGTTGCAAAAGATATTGCAATGCACGTTGCAGCTATTAACCCTCGTTACGTTGATGAATCACAAATTCCAGCTGAAGAATTAGAACATGAAAAAAATGTTTTAACGGAACAAGCATTAAACGAAGGCAAGCCTGCTAATATCGTTGAAAAAATGGTCGAAGGTCGCTTGAAAAAATTCAAAGCTGAAATTTCTTTAGTTGATCAACCATTTGTTAAAGACCCAGATATGACTGTTTCGCAATACGTTGCTTCAAAAGGTGCTACAGTGAAATCATTTGTACGTTTTGAAGTTGGCGAAGGTATCGAAAAACGCGAAGATAACTTTGTTGAAGAAGTTATGAGTCAAGTTAAAAAATAA
- the rpsB gene encoding 30S ribosomal protein S2: MAVISMKQLLEAGVHFGHQTRRWNPKMKKYIFTERNGIYIIDLQKTVKLVDAAYDYMKNVAEEGGVALFVGTKKQAQEAIKEEATRAGQFYVNHRWLGGTLTNWETIQKRVARLKQINKMEEDGTFEVLPKKEVVGLNKERERLEKFLGGIADMPRIPDVMYIVDPRKERIAVQEARKLNIPIVAMVDTNCDPDEIDVVIPSNDDAIRAVKLITAKMADALIEGNQGEDQVVEETFVSEDAEGTTSIEEIVDVVEGDNQAE; this comes from the coding sequence ATGGCAGTAATCTCAATGAAACAATTGCTAGAAGCCGGCGTACACTTTGGTCACCAAACTCGTCGCTGGAACCCAAAAATGAAGAAATATATCTTCACAGAACGTAATGGTATTTACATTATCGACTTACAAAAAACAGTTAAGTTAGTTGATGCAGCATACGACTACATGAAAAACGTTGCAGAAGAAGGCGGCGTTGCATTGTTTGTTGGTACAAAAAAACAAGCACAAGAAGCTATCAAAGAAGAAGCAACTCGTGCTGGTCAATTCTACGTTAACCATCGTTGGTTAGGCGGTACGTTGACTAACTGGGAAACAATCCAAAAACGTGTTGCTCGTTTGAAACAAATCAACAAAATGGAAGAAGACGGTACGTTTGAAGTGCTACCTAAAAAAGAAGTTGTGGGCTTAAATAAAGAACGCGAACGTCTTGAAAAATTCTTAGGTGGTATTGCGGATATGCCACGTATTCCAGATGTAATGTATATTGTTGACCCTCGTAAAGAACGCATTGCTGTTCAAGAAGCTCGTAAATTGAATATCCCAATCGTAGCGATGGTTGATACAAACTGTGATCCAGATGAAATCGATGTTGTAATCCCATCAAATGATGATGCGATTCGCGCCGTTAAATTAATTACAGCTAAAATGGCTGACGCTTTAATCGAAGGCAATCAAGGTGAAGACCAAGTTGTCGAAGAAACTTTTGTATCAGAAGATGCTGAAGGCACAACATCAATCGAAGAAATTGTTGACGTTGTTGAAGGCGACAATCAAGCTGAATAA
- the pyrH gene encoding UMP kinase, which produces MVKPKYQRVVLKLSGEALAGDEGFGIKPPTIKEIVKEIKDVHSLGVEMAIVVGGGNIWRGQIGAQMGMERAQADYMGMLATVMNALALQDTLENEGVPTRVQTSIEMRQIAEPYIRRRAERHLEKGRIVIFAGGTGNPYFSTDTTAALRAAEIDADVILMAKNNVDGVYSADPKLDDTAVKFEELTHLDVISKGLQVMDSTASSLSMDNDIPLVVFNLNEPGNIRRVILGEHIGTTVRGK; this is translated from the coding sequence ATGGTTAAACCAAAATATCAACGAGTAGTCCTAAAATTAAGTGGGGAAGCATTAGCAGGCGATGAAGGCTTTGGCATTAAACCACCGACCATCAAAGAAATTGTCAAAGAAATTAAAGATGTTCATTCACTTGGCGTCGAAATGGCAATTGTTGTTGGTGGCGGCAACATTTGGCGTGGACAAATTGGCGCTCAAATGGGAATGGAAAGAGCACAAGCAGATTACATGGGAATGTTAGCAACAGTTATGAATGCTTTAGCATTACAAGATACCTTGGAAAATGAAGGTGTACCCACACGAGTGCAAACATCAATTGAAATGCGTCAAATTGCAGAACCTTATATTCGTCGTCGCGCAGAACGTCATTTAGAAAAAGGGCGAATTGTTATTTTTGCTGGTGGAACTGGGAATCCATACTTCTCAACAGATACCACCGCTGCATTGCGTGCTGCAGAAATCGATGCTGATGTCATTTTAATGGCAAAAAATAATGTTGATGGGGTTTATTCTGCGGATCCAAAACTTGATGATACTGCGGTTAAATTTGAAGAATTGACACATTTAGATGTCATCTCAAAAGGACTTCAAGTAATGGATTCAACAGCAAGCTCACTAAGTATGGACAATGATATTCCTTTAGTTGTCTTCAATTTAAATGAACCAGGAAATATTCGTCGTGTTATATTAGGCGAACACATTGGAACTACGGTAAGGGGGAAATAA